One genomic window of Aquisalimonas sp. 2447 includes the following:
- a CDS encoding PilW family protein yields the protein MSGFSLIELMIAMAISLILLLGVTQIYLGTSATNRAQEGLSRVQENARFAIDSLSREIRMAGYNGCPRSKSPELSIMANDADADFIFSGRSVIGVDNAASAGTDFWLNGLPDNLEDEQPAIRVTFSSGSDIATIPDSFGNSAQLQIGSNEVGFRQNDFITITDCETAHIAEITRNPQNDDEDADKINISHGNTGNSPHRWCDEPSEEDCNQNQAFQNYDDGAQAMQFYSYTFYLAENGSGAPSLYRRDDMRSGGEAEVRELVENVEAMRIQYGEDTSGDFQVNRYRTASQLSDNDWQNVLSVRISVLFASDEVLSEARATDFSLLGETIPTDADRRVRQVATTTISLRNRLQ from the coding sequence GTGAGCGGGTTCTCCCTGATCGAGCTGATGATCGCAATGGCGATCTCACTGATCCTGCTTTTGGGTGTCACCCAGATCTACCTCGGGACGTCAGCGACGAACCGCGCCCAGGAAGGCTTATCCCGGGTGCAGGAAAACGCGCGTTTTGCCATTGACAGCCTGTCACGCGAGATCCGGATGGCCGGATACAACGGCTGTCCACGCTCAAAATCGCCCGAACTCAGCATCATGGCCAACGATGCCGACGCGGATTTCATTTTCAGCGGCCGGAGCGTGATCGGAGTTGACAACGCCGCCAGCGCAGGCACTGATTTCTGGCTTAATGGTTTACCGGACAACCTCGAAGACGAACAACCCGCAATCCGCGTGACGTTTTCCAGTGGCTCCGACATCGCGACCATTCCGGACAGTTTCGGCAACAGCGCTCAGCTCCAGATTGGTTCTAACGAGGTCGGATTCCGGCAGAACGATTTCATCACCATCACGGATTGCGAGACGGCGCATATCGCAGAGATCACCCGAAATCCCCAGAATGATGACGAGGACGCCGACAAGATCAATATTTCGCACGGAAACACCGGAAATAGCCCACATCGATGGTGTGACGAACCATCCGAGGAAGATTGCAACCAGAACCAGGCCTTCCAGAACTACGACGACGGCGCGCAGGCCATGCAGTTCTACTCGTACACGTTTTACCTGGCCGAGAACGGGAGCGGTGCGCCGTCCCTGTATCGGCGTGATGACATGCGATCCGGGGGCGAGGCCGAAGTCCGCGAACTTGTGGAAAACGTAGAGGCCATGCGCATCCAGTATGGGGAGGACACCAGCGGGGACTTCCAGGTCAACCGCTATCGCACGGCGAGCCAGCTCAGCGACAACGACTGGCAGAACGTCCTCAGTGTCCGCATCTCCGTCCTCTTCGCCAGCGACGAAGTGCTCTCGGAAGCACGTGCCACCGATTTCAGCCTGCTGGGCGAGACGATCCCTACGGATGCTGACCGACGTGTGCGCCAGGTGGCCACGACGACGATTTCCCTGAGAAACCGGCTGCAGTAA
- a CDS encoding PilX N-terminal domain-containing pilus assembly protein — protein sequence MPMHVNNRLTASTAFSARQRGAVLIVSLILLLVMTIIGVFAMRGTTMEERMAGNMRDRSMAFEAGESALRDAERWLDNQGRELNFSTEDGADAHLFHYSDFGDDRPQRPWELTGNPWVTAGSPIEGLSRPPEYIIEQRPFSLDREVEDLSADAPPPQNSDQLFRIWVQAWGGSASEQPFVYLESQYRPQ from the coding sequence ATGCCCATGCATGTAAACAACCGACTGACAGCAAGCACTGCCTTCTCTGCCCGACAGCGGGGCGCGGTATTAATCGTATCCCTGATTCTGCTGCTGGTCATGACCATCATTGGTGTGTTCGCCATGCGCGGCACCACCATGGAAGAACGGATGGCCGGCAACATGCGTGACCGGAGCATGGCATTCGAAGCCGGCGAGTCGGCACTCCGGGACGCCGAACGGTGGCTCGACAACCAGGGAAGGGAGTTGAATTTCAGCACGGAAGACGGCGCCGACGCACATCTCTTCCATTACTCGGACTTCGGTGATGACAGACCGCAACGTCCATGGGAGTTAACCGGCAACCCCTGGGTGACGGCCGGATCACCCATCGAGGGCCTATCACGCCCGCCCGAGTACATCATCGAACAGCGGCCGTTCTCGCTGGATCGCGAAGTCGAGGATCTGTCCGCTGATGCGCCGCCGCCCCAGAACTCGGATCAGCTATTCCGCATCTGGGTGCAGGCGTGGGGTGGTTCCGCATCGGAACAGCCGTTCGTCTATCTGGAATCCCAGTATCGCCCGCAGTAA